The Symphalangus syndactylus isolate Jambi chromosome 1, NHGRI_mSymSyn1-v2.1_pri, whole genome shotgun sequence DNA segment tttagaaacagaaTGAGTCCAGCCAACTAATGGATAtccatttcttccatttgattcttcAGTGAGTGGCATGAACACGTGGCTGACCAGTTTGTCACTGTCTTCTGATTCACTAGAGAATTACGCACTGCTGAAAATATATTGTATAGTATATACAAGAGCACAGTTAACATCCCCTTGAGTCATGGTATTGTTCATTCTTTTTGTCATAATATGAACTGTATGTAACTTTATGCATATCTTCAAGTTTATTCTAGATTTCAACATGAAGAATGTCACTGAAGTTACCTTATTTGTACTGAAGGTCTTCACAGACAATCTTGAACTGCAGATCATCTTCTTCTTCCTGTTTCTAGCAATCTACCTCTTCACTCTCATGGGAAATTTAGGACTGATTTTACTGGTCATTGGGGATTCCCAGCTCCACAAACCCATGTACTATTTTCTGAGTGTGTTGTCTTCTGTAGACGCCTGCTATTCCTCAGTTATTACCCCAAATATGTTACTAGATTTTACGTCAAAGAATAAAGGAATTTCATTCCTTGGATGTGTAGCACAGATGTttcttgcttgtgcttttggaACCACagaatgctttcttttttggCTGCAATGGCTTATGATCGCTATGTAGCCATCTACAACCCTCTCCTGTATTCAGTTAGCATGTCAGCCAGAGTCTACATGTCGCTCAGCACTGCTTCCTATGTTGCTGGCATTTTACATGCTACTATACATACAGTGGCTACATTTAGCCTGTCCTTCTGTGGATCCAATGAAATTAGGCATGTCTTTTGTGATATCCCTCCTCTCCTTGCTATTTCTTGTTCTGACACTCACACAAACCAGCTTCTACTCTTCTACTTTGTGGGGTCTATTGAGATAGTCACTATCCTGATTGTTCTGATCTTATATGGTTTGATTCTTTTGGCCATTCTGAAGATGCATTCTGCTGAAGGGAGGAGAAAAGTCTTCTCTACATGTGGCTGTCACCTAACTGGAGTGTCAACTTATCATGGGACAATCCTCTTCATGTATGTGAGACCAAGTTCCAGCTACGCTTTGGACCATGACATGATAGTGTCAATATTTTATACCATTGTGATTCCCATGCTGAATCCCATCATCTACAGTTTGAGGAACAAAAATGTGAAAGactcaatgaaaaaaattttggGAAAAATCAGATTATCAATAAAGTATTCTTTCatgctaaaatataaatttaaaaaaggtgAGAGTGATACTCTCTACCTCAATACCAAGAATGTGTCATTGTGGTGTTATGATATATGTTGGTTTTCATTCAGGGTTCCTAGATCATAATTCCCATAGCATTTgttacagtcttttgttataatgttggatGTGTTAGGCCTCAGGGGCAGGCCTTTTACCTCCTTCTGCCCTCCTTTCACTTGACCCAAGGCAGGATTCCAATGTTTGCCTTACTGATTGTGAGTCTTAAGTCTCTCCCACGAGAAAGCCCCATCCTATACCCTTGGGGAAGGAACACTGCTGCCTTGAAGCTTCCATAAAACCTAGGAGGATAGGGTTCAATGAGCTTCTGGGGAGCAGAACAAATGGAAGTTCCTAGAGGGTGggcagggagggcatggaagttCTGCACTCCTTTCCTTATACTTTGCCCTACACATCACTTCACCCATATCCTTtgaaatatcctttataataagccAGTAATATGCTTCCCTGTGTTTTGTGAGCTGCTTCAGTAATTTAATGAAACCCAAAGAGGGGTTCATGGGAGCTCCAACTTGaagctggttggtcagaagttcCGGAGACCCGAACTTGTGACTAGTGTTGTCAGGGGGCAGTTTTGGGGACTGAACCCTCAACCtatgggatctgacactatctctgGGTAGATAGTGTTGCAACTGAATTAGAGGATACCCAGTTGGTGACTACCGCGTGGTGTGGGAGGAAGAAATCCCCACACATTtgatcacagaagtcttctgtgttgatgattgtTGTGGTACGACGGTAGAGGAAAAACCTGGTTAGCAAGAGTTTTCCCTagacaataataaaaatgtttaatttattagtgtaatcctgtttttttcttggacgttttaaaataaagatcataAGTGACCCTGTATCTATGCTGTTCTTACATGTAGAAAAATCTgtcatctattttctttatatagtatacatatacatacattcacatatacatgtacatacatgcTGATAGTCATTGATATACACAAAAACGCACATTCACAGGTATTTATGTTTGTAACCtttacttaaaaatgtatattgttttctttcatcTCCATATAACTAATATTTTGCTAAAATATGATTAATACATTTAAATCACACTTCAAAAGCATAAATATAAAGCATCTCCTCCCACAGAGTATTTCTACATAATACCTCTGCATTTATTTTCTCCGGTTTGGAGTCTCTGTCCTCTGATATTACGCGATTCCTTACTTCAAAAGTCAAAATTAAGTTATGGTCATTGATATTTATCATATGTGTTTGCAAAATCATGCAAATAAGGACAGCccctgtgtgcatatgtgtagtgtgtgtgtgcttgtgtgtgtgtatgatttagAACAGAAGAGATATTTAAACACCACTTAAAATCAGAAGGattgttttcattctttaaaaattgtaaagtCTGCATGATAAAAAGTaccaaaaaatgtaataaaaaaccAAACTACAAACTTGGGAAAATAGATACAATCATCCATTTGttaattcataataaaatttatagCACAATGCATAAAATATACATGGATAAAATTCATAAAAGGTGAAACCTCTTATGGACAATGAATATACTTTAATAATAACCTAGAAAATGTAAATGTGAAATGATAGAAAACACTCAAACACTTCTGGGTAATTTGCTAGCAAATACAAACTAAGGTGAGTACACTAAATTTGAAACTTTATAAACTAAAAGctttcataaaataattaaacaatttcTTTTCACGTATTAGACACAATTTGTTATCAAGAATATACATCAGTTACATGGGCAAAATAAAAGTTGGGACTTAATTTAAAAAGGTACACAACATGTAAACTTATAtctaaactcatttaaaaattatatattaaggtAAAATTCTCATGTGATAAAATTAACTATTTATCAGAATAATTCAGTGGCAATTACTAGattcacaatattgtgcaaccatcacctttGTCAAGCTCCAGAACACGTCCATCAGTAAGAAGTACACAATAAGTAGTTTCTCCCCAGTTCTCACTTACTCCAGTCCCCCACAATCTGTGCTCCATGTCTGTATtttcctattctggatatttcttaTAAAGGAACCATAGAAAAGTGACCTTTGTTTCCTGTTctgctttcactcagcataatgttttcaaacattatttgaaaacattccatgTCTGTTGTAGCATgggttgttttttcatttattttattttatttctatttttaaattttatttatttatttatttttttgagacggagtcttgctctgtcgcccaggctggaccgcagtggcacgatctcagctcactgcaagctccgcctcctgggttcaagccattctcctgcctcagcctcccgagtagctggactacaggcgcccaccaccacgccgggctaattttttgtatttttagtagagacggggtttcaccgtgttagccaggatagtctcgatctcctgacctcatgatccgcccgcctcagcctcccaaagggctaggattacaagcttgagccaccgcgcccggtctcttttatttttcaattgtgtTTTACATGAAATATACCCTCTAACATTTTTAAGTTTACATTACTTTTAATTATAGGCACAAAGTTGGAAGTAGATCCTTAGAACTTATTTATCTTGCATATTGAGACTTTATACCTGTTGATTAAAAACTCCCCATTTCTCCTAGCTCCTAGTCCCTTCTTTCTGGTTCTATAAGTTTGGGTATTTTATAGATTcttcctataaatggaatcatgcagcatttattcttttgttaCTGGTTTgtttcatttagtataatgtcctccaggttcatccatgttctcCTATATTGCAAGATGCCCAtaatttaaggctgaataatatgccattgtatgtatatgccacatttcctttacccgttcatccatcaatggactcTGAGATTGtttctacctcttggctattttgaataatgttgCATGAACATAGGTGTTCTGATATCTTTTTGATATCATAATATACACTCTTTCGGATAAATACCTCAAGTTTGGAGAGATTATTCAATGATATGGTAGTTCTATATTTTTTGAGCAGTTTCCATATGATTTTCCATAGTgtctgcaccattttgcatttcattgAAAAATTGCAAGGGTCCTAACTTCTTCAAATTTTTTCAATAATTgctgacttttattttctttttaataattaccaTCCTCACACATCCTCACAGGTATAAGGTGATATTTCATTctggtgttgatttgcattttcctcctGAGTAGTGAtcttgagtatcttttcatatatctgttggtcatttgtatattttctttggagaaatgtcaatTCATGTCTTCAGCCTGTTTTCAGTTGGGTCattaggattttttgtttgtttgtttgtcgcTATAGAGGTGTAGGagtttctaatatattttagaagttaaccgcttatcagatatatgatttgcaaatattttctcccattctgtatactgtatatacactgtgttgattgtttccttaaCTATGAAGAAATTTTTTAGTTTGATAAATTCCaacttgtcaattttgtttttattttgctgtctGTACTTTTGGTATCATATTCAAGCTATCATTCCCAAGactaatgtaataaaaatttttctctatcttttctcctaagagttttgaagtttcaggtcttatgtttaatccattttgagttgacttttgagTATAATTTAAGATAAGggcccagttttattcttttgcatgtggatatccaattttcccagaaccatttgttgaagagactctTCTTTACCCTGTGTTAGGCCCCCTGTCGAAGATGTGGACTATATATATGTGGATTTGTTCTTTTGATCTCTCTCTATCTTCCAGTGGTCTATATGTCAGTCTGTATGTAAATACcatacagttttgttttgttatttttttgaggcagagtctcagtgtgtcacccaggctggagggcactgtggcctgattgtggctcactgcagactcaacgtTCTGGATTtaaaagatcctcctgcctcagcctcccaaaaagctgggactagagatgcatatcaccatgcccaggtaatttttatgttattttattttttgtagagatgagatctcattatgttgccaagactggttttgaacttctggcctcaagcaatccactttcctcagccttccaaactgctggcaCTATAGGCGTGAAACACTATGCTTGGTCCTGTGCAGTTTTAATTACTGCagatttgtaatatattttgaaattagaaaatatggaaCCTCCACTTTTGTTCTTCGTGTTCTAGATTATTTTGACTACTCAGGgtgttttgtggttccatataaaatttagggctttctttttttctgttactgtAAACCATGTCTTTGGGGTTTTGGGGATTTCATTGAACTTGCAAAGCACTTTGGATAGAATAGGAATTTTACCAATATTAAGTTCTCCAATTCATGAACCTAGGATGACTTTCCATTTGTTATCTTCTTGaatttatttcacaaatgttttgcagttttcagtcTACACACCTTCCGTCTCCTTAGTTaagtttattctattttattcaaaagctatatttattttatggagATGGATAATATCCCACTGTATgcatatatcacaatttgtttatccatttatctgttgatggaaattttgactttttttttcttaaccacttggctattgtgagtagagCTGCCTCTACATGACTTTGTTTGATTACCTGGGTATATATCTTGTAGTGGAATTGTAGTCACAtgttaattctatgtttaactttttgaggaactgccaaactgctttgTATAGTAGCTTAGTACCTGAatgattttacatttacattcccaacagcaaaGCATGAGGGTATAAGtttatccacatcctcactaacgtTTGccgttttctgttttccattctgATTGATATGAAGTGGTATTTTACTGTGATTCTTATTTACAATTCTCTAATAACTAATGTTGAGTAACTTTCATGTTTTTATTGGGCATTTGTCTATCTCTCTGGAGAAAATTTTATTCAAcaatttttgtcatttataagTAGGTTCCTAAGGTTATTTGACTCCTTATTGTTGAGTTGTGGGAGTTTTTTTATGTATTCTAGTTATCTAATACCTATCAAATGTAttatttggaaatgttttcttccactttttaggttgtcttttcactgccttgataatgtcctttgatgaagaaatatttttaattttgatgaagtttgatttataaattttctGCTGTTGTTGCTTGTAGCTGGGGTAGCATGTTCAGGAATCTATTGCCAGACACAAagaaggtcatgaagatttacaccTACGTTGtcctctaagagttttataattttacttttatatttagggtgttgatttgaagttaatttttgtgtataattAGATGTAGTGgttcttctttattaatttttgtgtggCTATTCAGTTGTCCAGCAgactaaatgtatttttaattattgttcaaagtaaaattttaatgacattttattgtttccttttatttaccaAAATAGGAGCTTCCTGGAATTATTAAAACTGCTAGAGGTCTTGAGTGGAAAAATATCCCCAACTTTTTCCTGGCTATATGAACATTAAACACTTGCAAATGTAAGTACTAAGATATGTTATAAATAGAAATGCCAAAACTTTTTTGTTGCATCTGCTGGATTTGAAAATATTGACACTATGTGGCCTAATAATTTCCAAGTGTCATACAAGTGTACAAACTTGATAGAATATTGTATGAGAGAAAAATTAGGACTAAAAAGATGTGAATTACATTATTCATGTAATATAGAAGACTCAacacaactaatttttttctagtttaaatGCATAAACAAATCTATAACAATCAAgatatttaaataacaaaatcatcttctttgaagaaaaaataagtcaATCAAAAATGATGTAGGCATCATAATTCCCttacataaatttaaaactacATAACTAGATATGATACATAACAtttatttaccaaaaatataatagtaaattgatttattttaaaaactagacagaatttATTAACCTTGAAGACActgtgttaagtaaaataagtccaACACAGAAGGACCAATACTCTATGATATCACTTATATAAGGTATGCAAAATAATCAAATGCATAAACACACAGAGGAGAATGGGGGTTTCCAGGTGCTGGGGCAAGGAGGCAGGAATAAATGGAGAGTTACCATAAAACAGGTATAGCATTTCAGTCATGCCAGAGGATTAAGTTCCAGAGAGGTtctgtatttatctattttttgttgttgttgcccatATAGGTAAGATTACTGCAATATACACTTAGAATTTTTAAGATGATAGATCTCTcttgaaaagagaataaaaggttGTGatagtctttatttctgccttaatttcgttatttacccagtagttactcaggagcaggttgctcagtttccatgtagttttgtggttttgaatgaatttgttaatcctgagttctaatttgattgcactgttgtctgagaggctgtttgttatgatttccattcttttgcatttgttttacttacaattatgtggttaattttagaataagtgtgatgtagtgctgagaagaatgtatattctgttgatttggggtggagagttctgtagatgtctattaggtcctcttggtccagagctgagttcaagtccaggaaatctttgttaattttctgtctcattgatctgtctaatattgacagtggggtgttaaagtttcccactattattgtgtagggatctaagatgttctttgaaaccaatgagaacaaagacacaacataccagaatctctgggacacatttaaagtagtttgtagagggaaatttgtagcactaaatgcccataagagaaagcaggaaagatctaaaatcgacaccctaacatcacaattaaaataattagagaaacatgagcaaacaaattcaaaagctagcagaagacaagaaataactaagatcagagcagaactgaaggtgatagagacatgaaaaacgcttcaaaaaatcagtgaatccaggagcttgttttttgaaaagatcaacaaaatagatcgctcgctagccagactaataaagaagaaatgagagaagaattaaatagatgtaataaaaaatgataaaggggttagcaccaccgatcccacagaaatacaaactaccatcagagaatactataaacatctctatgcaaatatgctagaaaatctagaacaaatggacaaattcctggacacatacaccctcccaaaactaaatcaggaagaagttgaatccctgaataggccaatggcaagttctgaaattaaggcagtaattaatagtctaccagcccaaaaaaactccaggacctgacggattcacagccaaattctaccagaggtacaaaaaggagctggtaccattccttctgaaattattccaaacaatagaaaaagagtcttgtccctaactcattttacgaggccaaCATAATCCTGataaacctggcagagacacaacacaaaagaaaattttaggccaatatccctgatgaacatcaatgtgaaaatcctcagtaaatactggcaaaccaaatccagcagcacatcaaaaagcatacccaccacgatcaagtcggcttcatccctgggatgcaagcctggctcaacatacacaaatcaataaacataatccagcacataaacagaaccaatgacaaaaaccacttgattatctcaacagatgcagaaaaggccttcaacaaaattcaacagtccttcatgctaaagactctcaataaactagttatCAATGgaatttatctcaaaataataagagctatttatgacaaacccacagccaatatcatattgaatgcgcaaaacctggaagcattacctttgaaagctggcacaagacaaggattccctctctcaccaaccctattcaacatagtattggaagttctggccagggaaatcaggcaagagaaagaaataaattgtattcacataggaagagaggaagtcaaaatgtctCTGTtggcagatggcatgattgtatatttagaaaaccccatcatctcagcccaaaatctccttaagctgataagcaacttcagcaaagtctgaggtgggtggatcacaaggtcaggagatcgagaccacggtgaaaccccatctctactaaaaatacaaaaaaattagccgggtgtagtggcaggcgcctgtagtcccagctactcggagaggctaaggcaggagaatgacgtgaacccgggaggtggaacttgcagtgagccgagattgtgccactgcactccagcctgggtgacagagcgagactcagtctcaaaaaaaaaaaaaaaaatcacaagcatttctatacaccaaaaacagagagccaaatcatgagtgaactcccattcacaattgctattaagagaataaaataccttggaatacaacatacaagggatgtgaaggacctcttcaaagagaactacaaaccactgctcaaggaaataagatacgacacaaacaaatggaaaaacgttccatgctaatggataggaagaatcaatatcatgtaAATGGACATActacccaaaataatttatagaatcagtgctgtccccatcaagctaccattgactttcttcacagagttggaaaa contains these protein-coding regions:
- the LOC129488526 gene encoding LOW QUALITY PROTEIN: olfactory receptor 5T2-like (The sequence of the model RefSeq protein was modified relative to this genomic sequence to represent the inferred CDS: inserted 1 base in 1 codon; deleted 2 bases in 1 codon) — translated: MHIFKFILDFNMKNVTEVTLFVLKVFTDNLELQIIFFFLFLAIYLFTLMGNLGLILLVIGDSQLHKPMYYFLSVLSSVDACYSSVITPNMLLDFTSKNKGISFLGCVAQMFLACAFGTTECFLLAAMAYDRYVAIYNPLLYSVSMSARVYMSLSTASYVAGILHATIHTVATFSLSFCGSNEIRHVFCDIPPLLAISCSDTHTNQLLLFYFVGSIEIVTILIVLILYGLILLAILKMHSAEGRRKVFSTCGCHLTGVSTYHGTILFMYVRPSSSYALDHDMIVSIFYTIVIPMLNPIIYSLRNKNVKDSMKKXFGKNQIINKVFFHAKI